One genomic region from Vitis riparia cultivar Riparia Gloire de Montpellier isolate 1030 chromosome 17, EGFV_Vit.rip_1.0, whole genome shotgun sequence encodes:
- the LOC117905141 gene encoding heavy metal-associated isoprenylated plant protein 7 produces MGEEEKKPEEKKMEGKKAEEEKKEAKQEKAEKPSEEKKEEKAAPEEGKAAKAEPPPPPPEIVLRVYMHCEGCARKVRRCLKGFDGVEDVITDCKSHKVVVKGEKADPLKVLERVQRKSHRQVELLSPIPKPPAEDEKKPEEKEAPKPEEKKEEPQVITVVLKVHMHCEACAQEIQKRIGRMKGVEFAEPDLKASQVTVKGVFDPPKLVEYVYKRTGKHAVIVKQEPEKKEEEKGKDGKEEKKEEKGEGEKEKKGGGEEENKGKKPGEEAAAEKADVEAETKVVELKKNELLYNYNYPYYPPRYYMEQNPYPSQMFSDENPNACSVM; encoded by the exons ATGGGGGAG GAGGAAAAGAAGCCGGAGGAGAAGAAAATGGAGGGAAAGAAGGCGGAGGAAGAGAAGAAGGAGGCGAAGCAGGAGAAGGCTGAGAAGCCGAGCGAGgagaagaaggaagagaaggCGGCGCCGGAGGAAGGGAAAGCAGCGAAGGCCGAGCCGCCTCCGCCTCCGCCGGAGATTGTGCTGAGAGTCTACATGCATTGTGAAGGCTGTGCTCGGAAAGTTCGCCGGTGTCTCAAGGGCTTTGACG GCGTTGAGGACGTTATCACCGATTGCAAGAGCCACAAAGTGGTGGTGAAAGGAGAAAAGGCCGATCCATTGAAAGTTTTGGAGAGGGTTCAGAGGAAAAGCCACAGACAAGTCGAGCTACTCTCTCCGATCCCGAAACCGCCGGCCGAGGATGAGAAGAAGCCGGAAGAGAAAGAAGCACCGAAACCggaagaaaagaaggaagag CCCCAGGTGATTACAGTGGTGCTCAAGGTTCATATGCATTGCGAGGCTTGCGCGCAAGAAATCCAAAAACGCATAGGGAGAATGAAAG GAGTGGAGTTCGCGGAACCAGATCTAAAGGCGTCTCAGGTGACGGTGAAGGGCGTGTTCGATCCGCCGAAGCTGGTGGAGTACGTGTACAAGAGAACTGGGAAGCACGCTGTGATCGTGAAGCAAGAGCCGGAGAAGAAAGAGGAGGAGAAGGGCAAAGAcggaaaggaagagaaaaaggaagaaaaaggagaaggcgaaaaagagaagaaaggtgGCGGGGAGGAAGAGAACAAAGGGAAAAAACCAGGAGAAGAAGCAGCGGCGGAGAAGGCAGACGTGGAAGCGGAGACGAAGGTGGTGGAGCTGAAGAAGAACGAGCTCCTGTACAATTACAATTACCCATATTACCCTCCCAGGTACTACATGGAGCAGAACCCATACCCCTCGCAGATGTTCAGCGACGAGAATCCTAACGCCTGCTCCGTCATGTAA
- the LOC117904350 gene encoding uncharacterized protein LOC117904350, whose translation MKIKRKGKVYPSSSSSSSSYKDAISVFKLLPATILALASALSVDDREVLAYMITRSITTANPSSIIERHKKKCKTPHNVQKLPLFECGCFDCYTSFWFRWDSSPDRELIHHAIEAFEDQLTTTEFFKKNGRGRKRDKLVDRRDAERSADLTEENRTEPNRLNDVVLGPDAEDPGENDLDCDGAELNGGLEMEVVSASAPASHHKGLARKVLPDVVGLLNSRLWSLWSPNI comes from the coding sequence ATGAAGATCAAGAGAAAAGGTAAAGTCTACCCATCTTCCTcgtcgtcttcttcttcatataaAGATGCCATTTCTGTATTCAAGCTTCTTCCGGCTACTATTCTAGCTCTGGCTTCAGCTCTCTCAGTCGACGATCGTGAAGTCTTGGCTTATATGATAACCAGGTCCATCACCACCGCTAATCCATCTTCCATTATCGAGCGGCATAAGAAGAAGTGCAAGACACCCCACAATGTTCAGAAGCTTCCTCTTTTCGAATGTGGGTGCTTCGACTGCTACACCAGCTTCTGGTTCAGGTGGGACTCCTCGCCGGACCGTGAGCTCATTCACCACGCCATTGAAGCGTTCGAGGACCAGCTGACCACCACCGAGTTCTTCAAAAAGAATGGCAGAGGAAGAAAGCGAGATAAGCTCGTGGATCGCCGCGACGCCGAAAGATCGGCCGACTTAACGGAGGAGAACCGAACCGAACCGAACCGCCTAAACGACGTCGTTCTGGGGCCTGATGCTGAAGACCCCGGCGAAAATGACCTGGACTGCGACGGCGCTGAGTTGAATGGAGGGTTGGAGATGGAGGTGGTGTCCGCATCAGCTCCGGCGAGCCACCACAAGGGTTTGGCCAGAAAAGTCCTGCCGGACGTGGTGGGTTTATTAAACTCGCGTTTGTGGAGCCTTTGGAGTCCGaatatttag
- the LOC117904960 gene encoding palmitoyl-acyl carrier protein thioesterase, chloroplastic-like, whose translation MASMAAISKMGLHFSEELRKKKLNKNVSLARKLLKVEYYCSPMIRKENLLRRKLSVVANSTGYRAAPTDMVNGKKLNGIHVGKMISSTDACMLGKFVEERFVYRQTFVIRSYEIGPDKTATMETLMNLLQETALNHVSSSGLAGNGFGATREMSLRKLIWVVTRIHIQVEKYSSWGDVVEIDTWVDAAGKNGMRRDWIIRDCNTQKIITRATSTWVIMNRETRRLCKIPEQVREEVQPFYLNRLAIAAAAQNHNEKIDKLTDETAGRIRSGLAPRWSDMDANLHVNNVKYIGWILESVPVDVLEHYNLTSMTLEYRRECRQSDLLESLTSMKAKVSEESSNKSRDLLSTHLLRMDDDKAEIIRARSEWQSKQQH comes from the exons ATGGCATCAATGGCAGCAATCAGCAAAATGGGCTTACACTTTTCAGAGGAATTACGTAAAAAAAAGCTGAATAAGAATGTGAGCTTGGCCAGGAAATTGTTGAAGGTGGAGTACTACTGCTCTCCGATGATCAGGAAGGAGAACCTGTTGAGAAGAAAACTATCTGTGGTAGCAAATAGTACTGGTTACCGGGCGGCGCCGACCGACATGGTCAATGGAAAAAAGTTGAATGGGATTCATGTGGGGAAGATGATCAGCAGTACGGATGCATGCATGCTGGGAAAGTTTGTGGAGGAAAGGTTTGTTTACAGACAGACCTTTGTGATAAGGTCTTATGAGATTGGTCCAGACAAAACGGCCACCATGGAAACCCTCATGAATCTTCTCCAG GAGACAGCTCTGAATCATGTTTCCAGCTCTGGGTTAGCCGGGAATGGCTTCGGAGCAACCAGGGAGATGAGCCTCAGGAAACTGATTTGGGTGGTGACCCGCATACACATTCAAGTAGAGAAGTACAGTTCCTG GGGAGATGTTGTGGAGATCGATACTTGGGTTGATGCAGCCGGAAAGAATGGAATGCGTCGAGACTGGATAATTAGAGACTGTAACACTCAAAAGATCATAACAAGAGCTACAAG CACATGGGTGATTATGAACAGAGAAACAAGAAGGCTGTGTAAGATCCCTGAGCAAGTTAGGGAAGAGGTACAACCATTCTATCTGAATAGACTTGCCATAGCTGCTGCAGCCCAGAACCACAATGAAAAAATTGACAAGCTCACTGATGAAACTGCTGGCAGAATCCGATCCGGCTTAGCT CCAAGATGGAGCGACATGGATGCCAACCTCCATGTCAACAATGTCAAATACATTGGATGGATCTTGGAG AGTGTCCCGGTAGATGTGTTGGAGCATTACAATCTCACGAGTATGACGCTTGAGTATCGACGGGAGTGTCGACAATCGGATCTGCTGGAGTCCTTGACAAGCATGAAAGCAAAGGTGAGTGAAGAGTCGAGCAACAAGTCAAGAGATTTGTTGAGCACACACCTGCTTCGCATGGATGATGATAAGGCAGAAATAATCCGAGCAAGATCAGAGTGGCAGTCCAAACAACAACACTAG
- the LOC117904258 gene encoding HVA22-like protein e: MGRLWTLATHLHSLAGPVTMLLYPLYASVMAIESTTKVDDEQWLAYWILYSFLTLMEMLLQPILKWIPIWYDVKLVFVAWLVLPQFRGAAFIYEKFVREQIWKHGRAGRAEDRASTSHHHGRGDNKFVQLVGLKKGQHEAY; the protein is encoded by the exons ATGGGCCGTCTCTGGACTTTGGCCACTCATCTTCACTCACTAGCTGG GCCTGTGACAATGTTGCTGTACCCCTT ATATGCATCAGTAATGGCAATAGAGAGCACAACAAAAGTGGATGATGAGCAGTGGCTGGCCTACTGGATCTTATACTCATTTCTCACCCTCATGGAGATGCTTCTCCAACCCATTTTAAAAtg GATACCCATATGGTATGATGTGAAGCTGGTGTTTGTGGCATGGCTGGTCCTCCCGCAGTTCAGAGGAGCAGCCTTCATATATGAGAAGTTCGTGAGAGAGCAAATCTGGAAACATGGACGAGCAGGACGAGCAGAAGACAGGGCCTCCACCAGCCATCATCATGGCAGGGGCGATAACAAGTTTGTGCAGCTCGTTGGTCTTAAGAAG GGACAGCATGAAGCTTATTGA